The genomic region ACCCGCCGAGCCCGCACGGCCGCGCTCTTGGTCGCTTCCCGCTCGGAGTGCTCGGCGTACGCGTCGTCCAGCATCTGCGCCCACTTCGCGGCTGCCTTGGCCCGCTCGGCCTGGGCGACGTACTCGGCGTCCATCTCGGCCCGCAGGCCGGCCGTGGCCCGCTCGATCGTCTCGGCCTCGGCCTGGTCGTGGCACTTCCAGCACAGGCCGTCCTGGGGCCGGGTGCCCTTCCCCGTCGCGTCGCAACCCTCGCCCTCGCAGTCCCACCACACTGCGGCCGGACCGGCCTCCCGGGGGCCTGGCACGATGCCCTGCCGCCGCGCGGCCCGGCGCGCGGCCCGCCGCTCCTCGCACTTCGGGCAGACGTCCTGCGGGCCGACGTGGATCCGGGCGCCGTCCTCGCACATCGGGTCCGGGCAGTCCGTGGACGGGCGGACCAGGCCGACCGCCACACCGACCGGAGAGCCGATGCCCGTGCCGCCCGCGGCCGCGTCCATGGCGTAGCCGTGATTCCACCACCGCCGCCGCACCCGCTCCGCCAGCTGCTCCGCGGTCCGGCCTCCGTCCAGGGCGGCCAGGATCGTGTCCCGGATGACCACCGGCCGGTACTTCGGCAGCAGCGCGGCCAGGCCCTCGGGCCAGGCAGCCTCCACCGTGGCCACCGCGGCGGCCTGCTCGGACGACATCCGGGTGCCCCCGGTCTTGCTGGCCTTCCCCGACCGCGAACCCTGGTGCGGCGCGCCAGCGCCGGAGGACGCGGCGGAGCCGCCAGCACTGCCTCGCGCGCTACTACCCGCACCAGCCCTACGGGCGTCACCAGCGGCTCGCGCCGCAGGCGCTTGATCGTCTTCTGTTGTCTTCTGGCTAACAGTCTTCTTAGTGACTCCCGCGTTCCCCGACACCCGGGAATCGCGGGAGTCGGGGGCGACCTGCGCAATTGAATCGTTTTCGCAGGTCAGCCCCGACTCCCGGGATTCCGGGAGTCGGGGAACGGTGATGCTGAGCTTGCCCGAGGGCTTCCCCGCGAGCTTCGCCCGGCGCTTGGCGGCCGCGGCCAGGGCCTTGGGCGTCGGCTCGATCAACTGCACCTGCCGCACCTCCGGCTCACGCTCGACCGAGGCCAGGAGCGCGGACACCTCCGCGTCCGTGGCCGGGGTGTCGTAGACCACGACCTCCGTGGACCACTGGTTGCCCTCCCACGCCATGACGCGGATCTTCACGACGTAGCGGGCCACCTGGAGCAGCCCCATCGCGCCCGCCAGGCCGTCACGGCCGTACCCGTACTGCCGGGCGATCGTCGCCAGCTGGATGTCCCACCCGTCCTGGTGGCGGATCAGTACCGCAAGCAGCCCCAGGGCCTCTAGGTCCATCGCCACCGCGTCGTCAACGGTGTCGTTCGGGACCGCCGCGAACCGTGCCGGCCGCCCGCTGCGCTTCTTCACCTGGACACCCCCGCTCGGGTGGACCTGCCGCCGTGACCCAGGCCATGTGGTGCCTGGTGTGTCGTTCCACGTACGCTCATCAGTGAGCGCACCTCCCATTCTTTGCCGTGTGTAGGTGCTTCTCCGTCCCGGGCCGCGAACCCGGGGTGGACCTGCGAGCCCCGCCATCATGGCGGGGCTCGTTGTGTTTTATGCCATGAACCGCCTGTCGATTTCGTATCCGACAGGCGGTGAGTTTCTGTTCTGCGCTCTGCCTCAGTTCTCCTCTCCGTCGTGCAGACGGGAATTGGTCTGACGCGGAGAGGAGAACTGTTGGCGGATATGTGTTTTTGAGAATTCGCTAGAAAGGACTTCTCTGCACGCTCTCATTAACTTTCAGCCGATGATGTCGAGCGTGATTCGGTGGTGCAGTGGTGCAGTTGTCACGGTCACGTACAGCGTTTCCCCGTCCGGGGTCCGGGTGATATTCACGATCCGAAATCCGGGGCTCCCTTCCTGCATCCCGAGGGCCTCGGATGCAGCAGGGTCCATGGGCTCGGCTGTGATTCGGGCTTCGGTGCGGTCCACGTTCCACCCGAGCCAGTCAGCCACCCGGGTACCGTGCGGCGGCCGGATCGGAGGCGCGCCGACCGGGGCCAGCATCGGCGGAACGCCGTCGTACCCCTCCGGCCGTGCTGAGGCCACCGCGTACGCCAGCACGGTCACCTTGTGCTGTACCGGGATGCCGCCGACTCGGCGGACGCGGTGGCGCTCTACAACGTCCGTCCCCTCCGCGAACCCCCAGTCAGCCAGGGCGGCCGACGCGGTCAGTTGGCGTACCAGGTAGGTCTCCTCCGTGGCCTCGCCCCCGGAGCCGCTGGGCCGCCATGCCTCGGCGGCCGTGAGGTCCGGCGGGGCGTACGTGCCCAGGTGAGCGTCAGCAGACGGACCAGCGGCGACAGTTGTTCCGCTGCCGGCTGCGGTGCGGGTCAGACCCAGGGCGGACAGGACGGCGTACGCAGCGGAGGCCGTCTGCTGGCTCACTCCGTACTGCTCGGCCAGGTCGCGCACGCTGGGAAGACGGGCGCCGTAGGCGTGCTCGCCTGCCGCGATCCCCTTCCTTATGTCCGCCACGATCGCACTGGCGTTCATGTGTCACTCCTCCCGATCTGATGCGTCATTACAGGCTATCGGTGTCAAGGAGTACTCCCCCGGAGTGGAATGCGTCAAGCTACTTCCAAACCATCTTGACAGTTGGGGGGCGGATCTCTAACGTCATGTCACGTCAGCTGGTGCGGCCCCCGGTTGGAGCCAGGGGCCGCCTGTGCCGGGCGCATTGGAGTGCGCGCGGCGGGGCCCGACGTTGGAGCGTCGGACTGGCTGTCGGACCTACCCGTAGATGCGTGTAGAGAGGCCGACTTCGTGATGGTTGCAGAGGCGGGGCGCTGGTGGCGCCCCCGGCGGGGCGGGTGCCCTGCGGCGGTGGGGACGCGGACGGTTTTACCGTCACGGCGCTGCGCTGCTGGACTGGTTGAGATTCCCCAGGCGGCGCCGGAGGCGCTGGGTCTGGGTGGGGATGAGCTGCGGGTGCGTGCCAACCTGCGGATGCTCGGGGTGGAGCTGTGAGCGCGGTGCGCGGGGTTCCCCCGCTGCCGACGGGTTGGGTCGCGGCCCGTCCGGCGGACTGGCTCGACCGGCTGTGGGAGTACGAGGACCTGGCCCCCGCTCCGGCGGTGCGCCGGGAGCGGGCGGGCGGGCCGGCCTGCACGAGCGTGGACCCGGAGGTGTTCTTCCCGGAACCGTGGGAGCTGACCCCGGTTGAGCGGGAGGCGTCCCCGGCGGAGCGGGAGGCGCTGGCGGTGTGCGCCGGGTGCCCGGTGCAGTCCTGGTGCCTGGCACGGGACCTGGAGCAGTGCTCCGCCCCGTCCAAGGTGCTCGGGGTGCGTGGGGGGCTGCGTCAGTCGGAGCGTCGGGCGCTGCACGTGAAGCTGTTCGGCAAGCGGCCGCGGAACGGGGCGCAGTCGTGAGCGCC from Streptomyces virginiae harbors:
- a CDS encoding GntR family transcriptional regulator; the encoded protein is MNASAIVADIRKGIAAGEHAYGARLPSVRDLAEQYGVSQQTASAAYAVLSALGLTRTAAGSGTTVAAGPSADAHLGTYAPPDLTAAEAWRPSGSGGEATEETYLVRQLTASAALADWGFAEGTDVVERHRVRRVGGIPVQHKVTVLAYAVASARPEGYDGVPPMLAPVGAPPIRPPHGTRVADWLGWNVDRTEARITAEPMDPAASEALGMQEGSPGFRIVNITRTPDGETLYVTVTTAPLHHRITLDIIG
- a CDS encoding WhiB family transcriptional regulator, whose protein sequence is MSAVRGVPPLPTGWVAARPADWLDRLWEYEDLAPAPAVRRERAGGPACTSVDPEVFFPEPWELTPVEREASPAEREALAVCAGCPVQSWCLARDLEQCSAPSKVLGVRGGLRQSERRALHVKLFGKRPRNGAQS